CCCTTGAGCTCGCCGCCGATCATCGACTTCAGACCCGCGCCGATCTGGCTGCCCAGATGCCGGGATCGCACGGTGAGGCCGAAGACCTCGCCGATGACCTGCTGGACGCGGTAGCCGGGCGCGTCGTTCGTCGTCACGACCAGGACGTCCGACCGGGGTCCCTGGCCGCCTCCGTATTCATCGATGCCCATGGCTCACAGCTTTGTCCCAGTGGGCACACAGTGCATCCTGGGGGCGCTGGTGGAACCTGGCACGAACACTGTGCGTTGATAGCTTTGGCCGACAGTACTGATGTGCTGCCGTACTGCCGTCCCAGGACCGCCGTACTTTTCCTTCACCCCTCAGGAGCCCGGAACCGTGACGACGCTTGCCCTTGGTCCAAGCTGGCTGGATCCGAACACGCTCCTGGACAACTTCGGCATATGGGGCCTGCTGCTCGTCGTCTTCGCCGAGTCCGGCCTGCTGATCGGCTTCTTCCTGCCGGGTGACTCGCTGCTGTTCACCTGCGGCCTGCTGATCACGTCGAACCAGCTGGACTTCCCGCTGTGGGGGGCCGTCGCCCTGATCTGCGTCGCCGCGGTCCTCGGCGACCAGGCGGGTTACCTGTTCGGCAAGAAGGTCGGCCCCTCGCTCTTCACCCGCCCGGACTCCCGCCTCTTCAAGCAGGAGAACGTGGTCAAGGCCCACGAGTTC
This portion of the Streptomyces mirabilis genome encodes:
- a CDS encoding YbjQ family protein, which translates into the protein MGIDEYGGGQGPRSDVLVVTTNDAPGYRVQQVIGEVFGLTVRSRHLGSQIGAGLKSMIGGELKGLTRTLVETRNQAMERLVEQARVRGANGVLMMRFDVTEAADVGTEVCAYGTAVVLVKE